A portion of the Stigmatella aurantiaca DW4/3-1 genome contains these proteins:
- a CDS encoding ArsA-related P-loop ATPase, whose translation MLEALWTKRALLVSGKGGVGKSTLAATLARAAVRAGHTVLLAEVTPSLEGPSVLGPLVGARGAGTEVTPVEPGLSFLRISASAGHRRFLEDVLPLRLMADAALRSRALRRFLEAGPSLRELGLMYQMLDLVRKTGPNGRFLYPLCVMDLPATGHALAMASLPRAILSLLPGGPIGRAVREGLELLQDPVRTAVLLATLPEPLPVSEALQLASEVRRLGLPLAAALLNRMPENPFPTPASRAALNTLLAAHGPHEGSRALYRLEVAETSRARLEQGVAAPLLSLPDLLASGPALVDQLASALLPLNARLSQKEAP comes from the coding sequence GTGCTGGAAGCGTTGTGGACCAAACGGGCCTTGCTTGTCTCCGGTAAAGGAGGTGTGGGCAAGAGCACCCTCGCGGCGACGCTGGCCCGCGCGGCGGTGCGCGCCGGCCACACCGTGCTCCTGGCCGAAGTCACCCCCTCCTTGGAAGGCCCCTCGGTGCTGGGCCCGCTGGTGGGCGCCCGGGGCGCTGGCACGGAGGTGACGCCGGTGGAACCCGGCCTGTCCTTCCTGCGCATCTCCGCTTCCGCGGGCCACCGGCGCTTCCTGGAGGACGTGCTGCCCTTGCGCCTCATGGCCGACGCGGCCCTGCGCTCGCGCGCCCTGCGCCGCTTCCTGGAGGCGGGCCCCTCCCTGAGGGAGCTGGGGCTCATGTACCAGATGCTGGATCTGGTGCGGAAGACAGGACCCAACGGCCGTTTCCTGTACCCGCTGTGCGTGATGGACCTGCCCGCCACGGGGCATGCGCTCGCCATGGCCTCGCTGCCGCGGGCGATCCTGTCGCTGCTGCCCGGGGGGCCCATTGGCCGGGCCGTGCGCGAGGGGCTGGAGCTGCTCCAGGATCCGGTGCGCACGGCGGTGCTGCTGGCCACCCTGCCGGAGCCGCTGCCGGTGAGCGAGGCGCTCCAGCTGGCCTCCGAGGTGCGGCGCCTGGGTTTGCCCCTGGCCGCGGCGCTCCTCAACCGCATGCCCGAGAATCCCTTTCCCACCCCCGCCTCGCGGGCCGCCCTGAACACGCTGCTCGCCGCGCACGGGCCCCACGAGGGCTCCCGGGCCCTCTACCGGCTGGAGGTGGCGGAGACGTCACGGGCCCGGCTGGAGCAGGGCGTCGCCGCGCCGCTGCTGAGCCTGCCGGACCTGCTCGCCTCGGGCCCGGCCTTGGTGGATCAGCTCGCCTCGGCCCTCCTTCCTTTGAATGCCCGGCTGAGCCAGAAAGAGGCGCCATGA
- a CDS encoding GNAT family N-acetyltransferase, translating into MSDWSFVEIARLFERKQGTAAVELALESRPIADGWMAYGGQGSYVNKSCGFGFDQPVTEAQLDELEAFFSSRGVEPKVELSPFAPASLLESLDRRGFVLREFVNVLYREIRAGEDLRQLPFGWPEGVRIERVDPTNDAAVLEFVQVSSSGFMPEGEPLSEVFLELGIKSVRHPTADAYVARKGTEAVGAGGCETSGGLTSLFGTSVKPAFRRQGIQQALIAARLARGQELGSSLAIIASGPGIPTERNATRLGFAMAYSRVALVKHGEGLVPSP; encoded by the coding sequence ATGAGCGACTGGAGCTTCGTCGAGATCGCCCGGCTGTTCGAGCGCAAGCAGGGCACCGCCGCGGTGGAACTGGCCCTGGAGTCCCGGCCGATCGCCGACGGGTGGATGGCCTACGGAGGCCAGGGCTCCTACGTGAACAAATCCTGTGGTTTCGGGTTCGATCAGCCCGTCACCGAGGCCCAGCTGGACGAGCTCGAGGCGTTCTTCTCCTCGCGGGGGGTCGAGCCCAAGGTCGAGCTGAGCCCGTTCGCGCCCGCCTCCTTGTTGGAGAGCCTGGACCGGCGGGGCTTCGTCCTCCGGGAATTCGTCAACGTGCTCTACCGGGAGATCCGCGCCGGGGAGGATCTGCGCCAGCTGCCCTTCGGCTGGCCCGAGGGGGTGCGCATCGAGCGGGTGGACCCCACGAACGACGCGGCGGTCCTGGAGTTCGTCCAGGTCTCCAGCAGCGGCTTCATGCCCGAGGGCGAGCCCCTGTCCGAGGTCTTCCTGGAGCTGGGCATCAAGAGCGTGCGCCACCCCACCGCGGACGCGTATGTGGCGCGCAAGGGCACGGAGGCCGTGGGCGCGGGCGGCTGCGAGACCAGTGGCGGGCTCACCTCCCTGTTCGGCACGTCGGTGAAGCCCGCATTCCGCCGCCAGGGCATCCAGCAGGCGCTGATCGCCGCGCGGCTGGCGCGGGGCCAGGAACTGGGCAGCTCGCTGGCCATCATCGCCTCGGGGCCGGGCATTCCCACCGAGCGGAATGCGACGCGGCTGGGGTTCGCCATGGCCTACTCGCGCGTGGCGCTGGTGAAGCACGGCGAGGGCCTCGTGCCGTCGCCCTGA
- a CDS encoding ROK family protein gives MTRKPKEDRKRVLGGLDLGGTKIQAVVLDEHGAVLSQARRATPQQGGPPAIIEALAAALEDVTKPLELEPSVLTGVGVGAPGAVNAATGTLLQAGNLPGWSGPYPLAEALTKKISVPVYLGNDVQVAVAAEARLGAGRPYRSLLGVWWGTGVGGGIILDGLRWTGRGAAGEIGHTVVRRGGARCSCGRRGCLEAYAGRGAMERKARKALERGEKTRLFDWMAEQGKDRLTSGIWLKGLKHGDPLAVKLIERALRMLGAGVASAVNLLDVEAVVIGGGLGTRLGQPYVDRLRVAMKPHLFVPQRPPDLHLAGLGELSGAIGAALLAEPAAEVLAPRHGTLNS, from the coding sequence ATGACACGTAAGCCCAAGGAAGACAGGAAGCGGGTGCTCGGGGGGCTCGACTTGGGGGGGACGAAGATTCAGGCGGTGGTGCTGGATGAGCATGGGGCCGTCCTGAGCCAGGCGCGCCGGGCCACCCCTCAGCAAGGGGGGCCTCCCGCCATCATCGAGGCGCTGGCCGCCGCGCTCGAGGACGTGACGAAGCCGCTGGAGCTGGAGCCCTCCGTCCTCACGGGGGTGGGGGTGGGGGCGCCCGGCGCGGTGAACGCGGCGACGGGCACGCTGCTCCAGGCGGGCAACTTGCCGGGTTGGAGCGGGCCGTACCCACTGGCCGAGGCGCTCACGAAGAAGATCTCGGTGCCGGTGTACCTCGGCAACGACGTGCAGGTGGCGGTGGCGGCCGAGGCCCGGCTGGGGGCGGGGCGTCCCTACCGCTCGCTGCTCGGGGTGTGGTGGGGCACCGGTGTGGGCGGCGGCATCATCCTCGACGGCCTGCGGTGGACGGGCCGAGGGGCCGCCGGAGAGATTGGCCACACGGTGGTGCGGCGCGGGGGCGCGCGGTGCTCGTGCGGCCGGCGGGGGTGTCTGGAGGCGTATGCCGGCCGCGGTGCGATGGAGCGCAAGGCGCGCAAGGCCCTCGAGCGCGGGGAGAAGACGCGCCTGTTCGACTGGATGGCCGAGCAGGGCAAGGACCGGCTGACCAGTGGAATCTGGCTCAAGGGGCTCAAGCACGGCGACCCGTTGGCCGTGAAGCTCATCGAACGGGCGCTGCGGATGCTGGGCGCGGGGGTCGCCTCGGCGGTGAACCTGCTCGATGTCGAGGCGGTGGTCATCGGCGGAGGGCTGGGGACGCGGCTGGGACAGCCCTACGTGGACCGGCTGCGCGTGGCGATGAAGCCCCACCTCTTCGTCCCCCAGCGTCCGCCGGACCTGCACCTCGCGGGGTTGGGGGAGTTGTCGGGCGCCATTGGCGCGGCGCTGCTGGCCGAGCCCGCGGCGGAAGTCCTCGCGCCCCGGCACGGGACCTTGAACTCCTGA
- a CDS encoding cytochrome P450: MGDEYNPFKGPHLQAPYPFFAQLRKEEPVTFSPMLGMWLISRLEDIHEVLTHSASYSSASMLTSASQLTPEARAILGPGPILHDSPLNTDPPAHTRLRRLLQRGFLPARIARQEASTRQLANALIDTFIHKGRVDLVEAFTYPFPMHVILNMVGVPHEDMNRVKRWCDDLFGLIFSQTPPEAQPSMARGVVEYRAYCADLIEKRRREPREDLTSYLVHTETGSDSLNTEELVSLLGGSLIGAGHEATTAQLGLILLNLLRKPERWQALCENPALIPRAVEECIRLEAASHGMVRTAVEDVRIGGVMLPKGSRLLLLYSSANHDEAQHPDPERYTLDRTNLHHLGFGHGVHYCLGSHLARLELCVAVELFTQRMPGMRLVPEQDVGYHQELLILRNISRLEVEWPG, from the coding sequence TTGGGCGATGAATACAACCCCTTCAAGGGCCCGCACCTCCAGGCGCCCTATCCCTTTTTCGCGCAGCTCCGAAAGGAAGAACCGGTCACCTTCAGCCCCATGCTGGGCATGTGGCTCATCAGCCGTCTGGAAGACATCCACGAGGTGCTCACCCATTCGGCCAGCTACTCCTCGGCGAGCATGCTCACCTCCGCGTCCCAGCTGACGCCCGAGGCGCGCGCCATCCTGGGGCCTGGGCCCATCCTCCATGACAGCCCGCTCAACACGGATCCGCCGGCCCACACACGGCTGCGCCGCCTGTTGCAGCGGGGGTTCCTGCCCGCGCGCATCGCCCGTCAGGAGGCCAGCACCCGCCAGCTGGCCAATGCGCTGATCGACACGTTCATTCACAAGGGCCGTGTGGACCTCGTGGAGGCGTTCACCTACCCGTTCCCCATGCACGTCATCCTCAACATGGTCGGGGTGCCCCACGAGGACATGAACCGGGTCAAACGTTGGTGCGATGACCTCTTCGGGCTCATCTTCTCCCAGACGCCTCCCGAGGCGCAGCCGTCCATGGCGCGCGGCGTGGTCGAGTACCGGGCCTACTGCGCGGACCTCATCGAGAAGCGGCGGCGGGAGCCGCGCGAGGATTTGACCAGCTATCTGGTGCACACCGAGACCGGCTCCGACAGCTTGAACACGGAAGAGCTGGTCTCGCTTCTGGGCGGCTCGTTGATTGGGGCGGGGCACGAGGCCACCACGGCCCAGCTGGGGCTCATCTTGCTCAACCTGCTGCGCAAGCCCGAGCGCTGGCAGGCGCTGTGCGAGAATCCGGCGCTCATCCCCCGGGCTGTCGAGGAGTGCATCCGGCTGGAGGCCGCTTCGCACGGCATGGTGCGGACCGCGGTGGAGGATGTGCGCATTGGCGGCGTGATGTTGCCGAAGGGCTCACGGCTGCTGCTGCTCTACAGCTCCGCCAACCACGACGAGGCGCAGCATCCGGACCCAGAGCGGTACACGCTCGACCGGACGAACCTGCACCACCTCGGTTTTGGTCACGGCGTTCACTATTGCCTGGGCTCGCACCTGGCCCGGCTGGAGCTGTGCGTCGCCGTCGAGCTGTTCACCCAGCGCATGCCGGGCATGCGCCTGGTGCCGGAGCAGGATGTCGGCTACCACCAGGAGTTGCTGATTCTTCGCAACATCTCCCGGCTGGAGGTGGAGTGGCCTGGGTAG
- a CDS encoding response regulator, which translates to MPERGAADETALATIRSGFRATAPERLAQLRRHADAWKSQIPGAAAQFAQSSHTLRLTADSLGFSEVARLAGEMERLAEGESPPFSPNIHSLLQSLADAFSQPPNQPHVPSPRARVLLRLTDPGLTGELSRALEALGLDTLTAASDEEALRLLSSDRPVERIVVGSILLPALRSALRALTAPPLLIQLVPASEARGNGREGVDAVLAQGTPPVQLAKEIAALQRTVPVRFRVLAVDDDSTVLASARAVLESAGMEVVTLSDARNLFSSLQRHHPDLLLLDVAMPSVDGLELLSQLRAEPAWRNLTIVFHTSRDTATERVRAFQLGVDDYLLKPVQPSELRVRLLAHLQRRTSLRTSSEKEASTGLANAHSLVRTLTRLLEANTSTPVSVALIRFSRSDTASEHASRLGTRLRPSDVLARWDERTLALARPGEEARSTLSFLQAPPGLGDAQVGVADSRAQPGSGAQALLVAAELNVGKGLDRPAPAARGDIPPPAPFRPSPPPGVSSPVTRPPIPRTDTLPPLPPRAPPPLTPLRPASPPPRDEGSSSAPARPPSPSSPAPARADLGAAGTPRSRRILVADDEPALRRVLQRLLEQEGYVVETAEDGEEALTRLLNPSLTPVDLLLLDVHMPRRSGIDVLRALRENASPVRALVLSARVRDGDVVNLLGEGAADFVAKPFSIHTLLARVSRLLAKNP; encoded by the coding sequence ATGCCCGAGCGCGGTGCCGCAGATGAGACGGCCCTGGCCACCATCCGGAGCGGCTTCCGAGCCACGGCGCCTGAACGGCTCGCCCAGCTCCGCCGCCATGCCGACGCGTGGAAATCCCAGATTCCCGGCGCCGCCGCTCAGTTCGCCCAGTCCTCGCACACCCTGCGCCTCACCGCCGACTCCCTCGGCTTCTCCGAGGTGGCCCGCCTCGCCGGGGAGATGGAACGCCTGGCCGAGGGGGAATCCCCGCCGTTCTCGCCCAACATCCACTCCCTCCTCCAATCCCTCGCGGACGCCTTCTCCCAGCCCCCGAACCAGCCGCACGTTCCTTCCCCGCGCGCGCGCGTGCTGCTGCGGTTGACGGACCCGGGGCTGACCGGAGAGCTCTCCCGGGCGCTGGAGGCGCTGGGCCTGGACACCCTCACCGCCGCCTCGGACGAGGAGGCCCTGCGGCTGCTCTCCTCGGACCGGCCCGTGGAGCGGATCGTCGTGGGCTCCATCCTCCTGCCCGCGCTGCGCTCGGCCCTGCGCGCCCTCACCGCACCGCCGTTGCTCATCCAGCTCGTCCCCGCCTCCGAGGCGCGCGGCAACGGGCGGGAGGGTGTGGATGCCGTGCTCGCCCAGGGCACCCCCCCCGTGCAGCTGGCCAAGGAGATCGCCGCCCTCCAGCGCACCGTCCCCGTGCGCTTCCGCGTCCTGGCCGTGGACGATGACTCGACCGTGCTCGCCAGCGCCCGGGCCGTGCTGGAGTCCGCGGGCATGGAGGTGGTGACGCTCAGCGACGCGCGCAACCTCTTCTCCAGCCTCCAGCGCCACCACCCGGACCTGCTGCTGCTGGACGTGGCCATGCCCTCGGTGGATGGCCTCGAGCTGCTCAGCCAGCTCCGGGCCGAGCCCGCCTGGCGCAACCTCACCATCGTCTTCCACACCTCGCGGGACACCGCCACCGAGCGCGTGCGCGCCTTCCAGCTCGGCGTGGACGACTACCTGCTCAAGCCCGTGCAGCCCTCGGAGCTGCGCGTCCGGTTGCTCGCCCACCTGCAGCGCCGCACGTCCCTGCGCACCTCCTCGGAGAAGGAGGCCTCCACGGGGCTGGCCAACGCCCACTCCCTGGTGCGCACCCTCACGCGGCTCCTGGAGGCGAACACCTCCACCCCGGTCTCCGTGGCGCTGATCCGCTTCTCCCGGTCCGACACCGCCTCCGAGCACGCCTCCCGGCTGGGCACGCGGCTGCGTCCCAGCGATGTGCTGGCCCGCTGGGATGAGCGCACGCTCGCCCTGGCACGGCCAGGGGAGGAGGCCCGCTCGACGCTCTCGTTTCTCCAGGCCCCTCCGGGCCTGGGCGATGCCCAGGTGGGCGTGGCCGACAGCCGGGCCCAGCCAGGCAGCGGCGCCCAGGCGTTGCTCGTCGCCGCCGAGCTGAACGTGGGCAAGGGGCTGGATCGCCCGGCCCCCGCGGCCCGGGGCGACATCCCACCGCCCGCCCCGTTCCGGCCCTCGCCCCCTCCCGGCGTGTCCTCGCCGGTCACCCGTCCTCCCATTCCGCGCACGGACACCCTGCCGCCCCTCCCCCCTCGGGCCCCGCCTCCTTTGACCCCGCTGCGGCCCGCGTCCCCCCCCCCGCGTGACGAGGGCAGCTCCAGCGCGCCTGCCCGCCCTCCCTCGCCTTCCTCCCCGGCCCCTGCCCGTGCGGATCTGGGGGCCGCCGGGACCCCCCGCTCCCGCAGAATCCTCGTCGCGGACGACGAGCCGGCGCTGCGCCGGGTGCTCCAGCGGCTGCTGGAACAGGAGGGCTACGTGGTGGAGACCGCGGAGGATGGAGAGGAGGCCCTGACCCGGCTGCTGAATCCCAGCCTGACCCCCGTGGATCTGCTGCTGCTGGATGTCCACATGCCCCGGCGCTCGGGCATCGATGTGCTGCGCGCCCTGCGGGAAAACGCCTCGCCCGTGCGCGCCCTGGTGCTCTCGGCCCGGGTCCGGGACGGAGACGTGGTCAACCTGCTGGGAGAAGGGGCCGCGGACTTCGTGGCCAAGCCCTTCTCCATTCACACCCTGCTGGCCCGGGTCTCGCGTCTGCTCGCCAAGAACCCGTGA
- a CDS encoding DUF4424 family protein, producing the protein MNRLLLVWLTCLSPAFALANSSTAGYSNEGLKLLKTENIRMAKEDLFLSTREIRVRYTFENLTQEPIQTLVAFPFPKMDAITEWDVSKASHFKLKIGGKSQKTRRETVYTLEGKEYRDKAQAEKLLAAERKKREAAEEEGAPFEAFVQDFELWEQRFPAGQSVDVEISYRPSVGADLGWNQESYQSAQAQKTYCIDASTAKGLDKALAALGNADAAPSGPYLQWLSYVLVTGNNWAGPIGQFHLTIEKPAPNAILSLCMDGLKKTSATRFETTRENFRPERDLSLIFFHR; encoded by the coding sequence TTGAACCGTTTGCTGCTTGTGTGGCTCACCTGCCTGTCCCCGGCGTTCGCCCTCGCGAACAGCTCCACGGCGGGCTACTCGAATGAAGGCCTGAAGCTCCTCAAGACCGAGAACATCCGGATGGCGAAGGAGGACCTCTTCCTCTCCACCCGGGAGATCCGGGTCCGCTACACCTTCGAGAACCTGACGCAGGAGCCCATCCAGACGCTGGTCGCCTTTCCCTTCCCCAAGATGGACGCCATCACCGAGTGGGATGTGTCGAAGGCCTCCCACTTCAAGCTGAAGATCGGCGGCAAGAGCCAGAAGACCCGGCGCGAGACCGTCTACACGTTGGAAGGCAAGGAGTACCGGGACAAGGCCCAGGCCGAGAAGCTCCTCGCGGCCGAGCGCAAGAAGCGCGAGGCGGCGGAGGAGGAGGGCGCTCCGTTCGAGGCCTTCGTGCAGGACTTCGAACTTTGGGAGCAGCGCTTCCCCGCCGGCCAGAGCGTTGATGTGGAGATCTCCTACCGGCCCTCCGTCGGCGCCGACCTCGGCTGGAACCAGGAGAGCTACCAGAGCGCCCAGGCCCAGAAGACCTATTGCATCGACGCCTCCACGGCCAAGGGGCTCGACAAAGCCCTGGCCGCCCTGGGCAACGCCGATGCGGCGCCCAGCGGGCCCTACCTCCAATGGCTTTCCTATGTGCTCGTCACGGGCAACAACTGGGCTGGCCCCATTGGCCAGTTCCATCTGACCATCGAGAAGCCCGCCCCCAACGCCATCCTCTCGCTCTGCATGGACGGCTTGAAGAAGACGAGCGCCACCCGCTTCGAGACCACCCGGGAAAACTTCCGCCCTGAGCGGGATCTCTCCCTCATCTTCTTCCATCGCTGA
- a CDS encoding GNAT family N-acetyltransferase, producing MTTPPKPRGEPSLEVRVRRIHRRDLNRTWEFLKLVFRDVNRETVEYQRPRTKRRFMEVYSSEGVEQLLYEVGNEIVGYSECAYEASGDDNWVNPRWFEKRGMRPLFVEELAVHPDYQGRGVGGFMLEQLQHLARTRGCTHLMLEVAENNEAALAWYRARSFYKLDAAIFLAQKVPGEPELLPPRRLKRKQQAGPDTPAGATPTTGPAPVEGSPRAGGRKRTK from the coding sequence ATGACGACGCCTCCCAAGCCCCGCGGTGAGCCCTCCTTAGAGGTGCGCGTGCGCCGCATCCACCGCCGCGACCTCAACCGGACGTGGGAGTTCCTCAAGCTCGTCTTCCGCGACGTCAACCGCGAGACGGTGGAGTACCAGCGCCCCCGGACCAAGCGCCGCTTCATGGAGGTGTATTCCTCCGAGGGCGTGGAGCAGCTCCTGTATGAGGTGGGCAATGAGATTGTCGGCTACTCCGAGTGCGCCTACGAGGCGAGCGGCGACGACAACTGGGTGAACCCCCGCTGGTTCGAGAAGCGCGGCATGCGGCCCCTCTTCGTGGAGGAGCTCGCCGTGCACCCGGACTACCAGGGCCGCGGCGTCGGCGGCTTCATGCTGGAGCAGCTCCAGCACCTGGCGCGGACCCGCGGGTGCACCCACCTGATGTTGGAGGTCGCCGAGAACAACGAGGCCGCGCTCGCGTGGTACCGCGCGCGCAGCTTCTACAAGCTGGATGCCGCCATCTTCCTGGCCCAGAAGGTGCCCGGCGAGCCGGAGCTCCTGCCCCCCCGAAGGCTCAAGCGCAAGCAGCAGGCGGGCCCCGACACCCCAGCGGGCGCCACGCCCACCACCGGCCCGGCCCCCGTCGAGGGCAGTCCCCGGGCGGGCGGCCGCAAGAGGACCAAGTAA
- a CDS encoding MbnP family copper-binding protein, translating to MVLSPSRWTVLLPLLAIGALGCGDDEPETPPLTTLTIPFEARVGSQPFACGQRYTGLGTTKTAYDPQDFRLFVHDVRLVSDTGQEVPVRLTADRVWQAEDVALLDFADTAGLCSNGTSQTNTRVVGTVPEGTYRGLRFRLGVPFALNHQDVSTAPPPFDDPVLFWGWRSGYLFLRIDGRTTGLPGGYFMHLGSTDCAAPPAGQTSGTAGCDFPNRPEVSLENFEPGTGKVVVDLAALLAEANLDVNADVPNTSLGCMSQKEDPDCTPIFHRMGLSLDKQSPAPSAQSFIRAE from the coding sequence ATGGTCTTGTCCCCCTCCCGATGGACCGTCCTCCTTCCCCTGCTCGCCATTGGCGCCTTGGGATGTGGGGACGATGAACCCGAGACCCCTCCGCTGACCACGCTGACGATTCCCTTCGAGGCACGCGTGGGCAGCCAGCCCTTCGCCTGCGGCCAGCGCTACACGGGACTGGGGACGACGAAGACGGCGTATGACCCACAGGACTTCCGCCTGTTCGTGCACGATGTCCGGCTCGTCTCGGACACGGGCCAGGAAGTGCCCGTGCGCCTGACGGCGGACAGGGTGTGGCAGGCCGAGGACGTGGCCCTGCTCGACTTCGCCGACACCGCGGGGTTGTGCTCGAACGGAACGTCGCAGACGAACACCCGGGTGGTGGGAACCGTGCCCGAGGGAACTTACCGGGGCTTGCGCTTCCGGCTGGGCGTGCCCTTCGCGCTGAACCACCAGGATGTCTCCACGGCGCCTCCGCCCTTCGATGATCCCGTGCTCTTCTGGGGCTGGCGCAGCGGCTACCTCTTCCTGCGCATCGACGGACGCACGACGGGCCTGCCCGGCGGCTATTTCATGCACCTGGGAAGCACCGACTGCGCCGCGCCGCCCGCGGGACAGACCTCGGGCACCGCCGGGTGTGACTTCCCCAACCGGCCGGAGGTCTCCCTGGAGAATTTCGAGCCTGGCACGGGCAAGGTCGTGGTGGATCTCGCCGCCCTCCTCGCGGAGGCGAACCTGGACGTCAACGCGGACGTGCCCAACACGTCGCTCGGGTGCATGTCGCAGAAAGAGGATCCGGACTGCACCCCCATCTTCCACCGCATGGGGCTCTCGTTGGACAAGCAGTCTCCGGCCCCGTCGGCCCAGTCCTTCATCCGGGCGGAGTAG
- a CDS encoding methanobactin export MATE transporter MbnM: MTSPMKRWAGLLVVAAGVSTGCGEETPGPEPEVYDWRLPTGFPKPRVPADNPMTAAKVELGRRLFYDTRLSLNGTQSCASCHQQALAFTDAKVHAVGSTGASHRRNAQGLGNVGYFTSFTWANPSIGDLELQVLTPLFGTEPVELGFGGRQEELLARLRQDADTAARFAEAFPGEAEPVSLATLTRALASFERALISGNSPYDRYVYGGQVDALSTSAKRGLDLFMSERLECHHCHSGFNFVDATVTEQTAAPIKPFHNTGLYNEDGKGSYPATDPGVVELTGNPEDMGRFRASSLRNVAVTAPYMHDGSIATLSEVLDHYAAGGKARMGLPEGGQASPLQSGFVRGFTLTAQERQDVLAFLESLTDPEFLSDPRFSNPFASP, translated from the coding sequence ATGACTTCACCCATGAAGCGCTGGGCAGGGCTGCTGGTGGTGGCCGCTGGGGTGAGCACGGGCTGCGGCGAAGAGACGCCAGGACCGGAGCCAGAGGTCTACGATTGGCGGCTGCCCACGGGCTTTCCCAAGCCCCGGGTTCCCGCGGACAACCCGATGACGGCGGCGAAGGTGGAGCTGGGCCGGCGGCTCTTCTACGACACCCGGTTGTCTCTGAACGGCACCCAATCGTGCGCCTCCTGCCATCAGCAAGCCTTGGCCTTCACGGACGCGAAGGTGCATGCCGTGGGCAGCACGGGCGCGTCGCATCGCCGCAATGCCCAGGGGCTGGGCAACGTGGGCTATTTCACGAGCTTCACCTGGGCGAACCCGTCCATCGGCGACCTGGAACTCCAGGTCCTGACGCCCCTGTTTGGCACCGAGCCCGTGGAGCTGGGCTTCGGGGGCCGGCAGGAGGAACTGCTCGCACGCCTGCGTCAGGACGCGGACACCGCCGCCCGCTTCGCCGAGGCCTTCCCGGGAGAGGCCGAGCCGGTCTCCTTGGCCACGCTCACACGCGCCCTGGCGTCCTTCGAGCGCGCGTTGATCTCCGGCAACTCCCCCTATGACCGGTATGTCTACGGGGGCCAGGTGGACGCCCTCTCCACCTCGGCCAAGCGGGGGCTGGACCTCTTCATGTCCGAGCGCCTGGAGTGCCACCACTGCCATTCCGGCTTCAACTTCGTGGATGCCACGGTCACCGAGCAGACCGCCGCGCCCATCAAGCCCTTCCACAACACCGGCCTCTATAATGAGGATGGGAAGGGGTCCTACCCCGCGACGGATCCAGGCGTCGTCGAGCTGACGGGGAATCCGGAGGACATGGGCCGCTTCCGGGCGTCCTCGTTGCGCAACGTGGCCGTCACGGCGCCCTACATGCACGATGGGAGCATTGCCACGCTCTCCGAGGTGCTCGATCACTACGCCGCCGGAGGCAAGGCGCGGATGGGGCTTCCAGAAGGGGGCCAGGCCAGCCCGCTCCAGAGCGGCTTCGTGCGGGGCTTCACGTTGACGGCCCAGGAGCGGCAGGACGTCCTCGCGTTCCTGGAGTCCCTCACCGACCCGGAGTTCTTGAGCGATCCGCGCTTCTCGAACCCCTTCGCCTCGCCCTGA
- a CDS encoding cytochrome-c peroxidase, with product MSPHTLWRTATGLLLAVLLGACGDVPRPGAPPPEEASRPPPLPVGFSTIPALEDNPLTPEGIALGRWLFYSPALSSNGQVSCATCHPASRAFSDEAPLTRRGVSGRPLARHTPALVNLAWMEGLFWDGGLKNLESLSLSPLTHPDEMGQADLGALMARLSASPETVQRFETAFGPGGLSLGNLLKALAQFQRTLVSADSPYDRWRRGEPGGDLSPLAQEGFALVQRHCTPCHGSELFTDNAFHNNGLDARFGTGEDLTRGRGRITLRDEDAGRYKTPTLRNVARSAPYMHDGRFATLDAVLEHYRHGMVPSTTLDVAFQRGAAPPGLGLEDGEKAAVLSFLEALTDESFLTNPPLGPPGPG from the coding sequence GTGAGCCCTCACACGCTCTGGCGGACGGCCACGGGGCTCTTGCTGGCCGTCCTGCTGGGAGCGTGTGGCGATGTCCCCAGGCCGGGAGCCCCTCCCCCCGAGGAGGCCTCCCGCCCCCCGCCCCTGCCCGTGGGCTTCAGCACCATCCCCGCCCTCGAGGACAATCCCCTCACGCCCGAGGGGATCGCCCTGGGGCGGTGGTTGTTCTATTCGCCGGCGCTGTCGAGCAACGGGCAGGTCTCCTGCGCCACCTGCCATCCCGCCTCGCGCGCCTTCTCGGATGAGGCCCCCCTCACGCGGCGTGGGGTGAGTGGGCGGCCCCTCGCCCGGCATACCCCCGCGCTCGTCAACCTCGCCTGGATGGAGGGGCTGTTCTGGGATGGAGGCTTGAAGAACCTGGAGTCCCTCTCGCTCTCGCCCCTCACCCACCCGGATGAGATGGGCCAAGCGGATCTCGGCGCGCTGATGGCGCGGCTGTCCGCGAGTCCCGAGACCGTCCAGCGCTTCGAGACCGCGTTTGGCCCCGGCGGTCTGTCCCTCGGAAACCTCCTCAAGGCGCTCGCCCAGTTCCAGCGGACGCTCGTGTCCGCGGACTCTCCCTATGATCGATGGCGGCGCGGAGAACCTGGAGGAGACCTGAGTCCCCTGGCCCAGGAAGGCTTCGCGCTCGTGCAGCGGCACTGCACCCCCTGCCATGGCTCGGAGCTCTTCACGGACAATGCGTTCCACAACAATGGGCTCGACGCGCGCTTCGGCACGGGAGAGGACCTGACGCGGGGACGGGGCCGCATCACCCTGCGCGACGAAGACGCGGGGCGCTACAAGACGCCCACCCTGCGCAACGTGGCGCGCTCGGCGCCCTACATGCACGATGGCCGCTTCGCCACGCTGGACGCGGTGCTGGAGCACTACCGGCACGGCATGGTGCCCTCCACCACGCTGGACGTTGCGTTCCAGCGAGGGGCCGCTCCCCCCGGCCTTGGCCTGGAGGATGGCGAGAAGGCCGCCGTCCTCTCCTTCTTGGAGGCGCTGACGGACGAGTCCTTTCTCACCAACCCCCCGTTGGGCCCTCCCGGGCCCGGCTGA